In the Plodia interpunctella isolate USDA-ARS_2022_Savannah chromosome 6, ilPloInte3.2, whole genome shotgun sequence genome, one interval contains:
- the LOC128670761 gene encoding uncharacterized protein LOC128670761, translating into MVNACNVFVLLANLAVLSCQEQTVLEHEITHDTDAENPSYSFSYGVSDSRTGDIKTVWEAKEGDTVKGHYSVLEPDGSMRTVEYSAGPHTGFQATVNNDAAQQPIPNIPVVENKAMRDYDHMIDYSEVPEEEERYVQRNRKRASLVDGRIRDYVKRKRPQLPIDLEPSEYTHSYSIKHPYRDEEGAESESHISMDPNCKKKKKNENMYTSIADLDLKKYPSFTSNSFKEDFERYEPQSSYDFDKLVSSHKYGKGKFEDFGTKPSKYTMPSVPDLPSFDKYYPEDLPSRPKKKYKPYKKPEVLSDDLDDYILVPKKKYKNPLRVPDIDDYAHGVDADYERPLFDDDERFHSIRGSGSAPKEVIRKVVKKKKPVINLLDMFDI; encoded by the exons ATGGTGAATGCCTGCAATGTATTT GTGCTCTTGGCAAATCTGGCAGTGTTGAGTTGTCAAGAACAAACCGTTTTAGAGCACGAAATAACCCACGATACGGATGCA gaaaaCCCAAGCTATTCATTCAGTTATGGAGTGTCTGATTCCCGGACGGGAGACATCAAGACTGTATGGGAGGCTAAAGAGGGCGACACAGTCAAAG GTCACTATAGTGTTTTAGAACCCGATGGTTCAATGAGAACAGTGGAATATTCGGCAGGTCCGCACACGGGATTCCAAGCGACGGTAAACAATGATGCAGCACAACAACCTATACCCAACATTCCAGTTGTAGAAAATAAAGCCATGAGGGATTATGACCACATGATTGATTATTCTGAAGTCCCTGAAGAGGAGGAACGATATGTgcaaagaaatagaaaaagagCAAGTCTCGTTGACGGGAGAATAAGAGattatgtaaaaagaaaacgaCCACAGTTACCAATCGATCTCGAACCAAGCGAATACACACATAGTTATTCAATCAAACATCCGTACCGGGATGAAGAAGGAGCAGAAAGCGAATCACACATAAGTATGGATCCAAATtgtaaaaagaagaagaaaaatgaaaacatgTACACAAGTATCGCAGATCTtgatttaaagaaatatcCAAGTTTTACATCCAACTCTTTCAAAGAAGATTTTGAAAGATACGAACCACAATCATcatatgattttgataaattggTCAGCAGCCATAAGTACGGCAAAGGTAAATTTGAAGATTTCGGAACCAAACCATCAAAGTACACCATGCCATCAGTACCTGATTTGCCGtcttttgataaatattaccCAGAAGATCTCCCTTCTCGTCCCAAAAAGAAGTATAAGCCTTACAAAAAACCCGAAGTATTGAGTGATGATTTAGATGATTATATATTGGtaccaaaaaagaaatacaaaaatccgcTCAGGGTTCCTGACATAGATGACTATGCACATGGTGTAGATGCTGATTATGAACGACCGCtgtttgatgatgatgaaagaTTTCACTCTATTCGAGGTTCTGGCTCGGCGCCAAAGGAAGTCATCAGAAAAGTagtgaagaaaaagaaaccaGTAATAAACCtattagatatgtttgatattTAA